One window from the genome of Amaranthus tricolor cultivar Red isolate AtriRed21 chromosome 9, ASM2621246v1, whole genome shotgun sequence encodes:
- the LOC130824622 gene encoding uncharacterized protein LOC130824622: MEYYVKFQKLCQIEARRHILIVGIVAITYLMLQYFMLPYGNALKSLLPDNQVILSVKNGVSSSQLLVKSEKKSEINASSLVGVVIQGGVSIDDKFITNGNASRDVGRVMENSVTSGGESGPKILDDQENRYKKKLKKSFRFDRIENVESWTQENVVQSENMTELPESNLTVLRNDSGVRRSRKRKKVKPGMPPISVIPIDRMNRILARHLSFSSKM, from the exons ATGGAGTATTATGTTAAATTCCAAAAATTATGTCAAATTGAAGCAAGAAGGCATATCTTAATAGTGGGTATTGTAGCTATTACCTATTTGATGCTTCAATACTTTATGCTGCCATATGGAAATGCACTGAAATCCTTACTTCCTGATAATCAAGTTATCTTAAGTGTCAAAAACGGCGTTTCCTCGAGTCAATTGTTGGTAAAATCAGAAAAGAAGAGTGAAATCAATGCTTCAAGTCTTGTAGGAGTGGTAATACAAGGTGGGGTTAGTATAGATGATAAGTTTATTACGAATGGCAATGCATCAAGGGATGTAGGTAGAGTTATGGAGAATAGTGTTACATCTGGAGGTGAATCGGGACCTAAAATTTTGGATGATCAGGAAAATAGGTATaaaaagaagttgaagaagagtTTTCGTTTTGATAGAATTGAGAATGTGGAGAGTTGGACCCAAGAAAATGTAGTACAATCTGAAAATATGACGGAACTCCCAGAAAGTAATCTTACTGTTTTAAGGAATGATTCGGGCGTGAGGCGTTCgcgaaaaagaaagaaagtgaaACCGGGAATGCCACCAATCTCGGTGATACCCATAGATAGGATGAATCGGATACTAGCTCGACACCTTTCTTTTTCAAGTAAAATG TAG
- the LOC130823354 gene encoding probable glycosyltransferase At5g03795, whose amino-acid sequence MSVDLLTHSLFPKTIWYKEDCPPRIISKPTILVMWHLSHMSYELMEKTLKVYIYKDGKKPIFHQPILKGLYASEGWFMKLMEGNKHFVVKNPRKAHLFYMPFSSRMLEYALYVPNSHNRTKLRQFVKDYTETIAAKYPFWNRTGGTDHFVVACHDWAPYETRHHMENSVKALCNADITIGFKIGRDVSLPETFVRFARNPLRDVGGKPPSHRNILAFYAGNRHGYLRPILLKHWKDKDPDMRIYDLLPTSISRKMRTRS is encoded by the exons ATGAGCGTTGACTTGCTTACACATTCActctttcccaaaaccatatggtataAGGAGGATTGCCCACCAAGAATTATAAGCAAACCTACTATTTTAGTGATGTGGCATCTTTCTCACAT GAGTTATGAATTAATGGAGAAAACATTGAAAGTCTATATTTATAAAGACGGAAAAAAGCCCATATTTCACCAACCGATACTCAAGGGACTATATGCTTCAGAAGGATGGTTTATGAAACTTATGGAGGGAAACAAACACTTTGTTGTAAAAAATCCTAGGAAGGCACACCTATTCTATATGCCTTTTAGCTCAAGAATGCTAGAGTATGCTCTGTATGTGCCAAACTCTCATAACCGAACCAAGTTAAGGCAATTTGTTAAAGATTACACTGAAACAATTGCAGCCAAATATCCTTTCTGGAACAGAACCGGGGGAACAGATCACTTTGTCGTTGCATGTCATGACTGG GCTCCTTATGAAACCCGACATCACATGGAGAACAGCGTCAAGGCCCTTTGCAATGCGGACATAACTATTGGATTCAAAATAGGGAGGGATGTGTCGCTGCCAGAAACGTTCGTTCGCTTTGCAAGAAATCCTCTTAGAGATGTTGGAGGGAAACCGCCATCACATAGGAACATTCTTGCGTTCTACGCTGGAAACCGCCATGGCTATTTACGTCCAATTCTCCTAAAACATTGGAAGGACAAAGACCCAGATATGAGAATTTATGATCTATTACCCACCAGCATTTCGAGAAAAATGA GGACACGAAGTTAA